One window of Dysidea avara chromosome 11, odDysAvar1.4, whole genome shotgun sequence genomic DNA carries:
- the LOC136237806 gene encoding NLR family CARD domain-containing protein 3-like translates to MVVILFLHKNGFPLPSNSTELYKYFICLTICRHLAKSGHPLPDTITDITTLPEPYDKIVKQLAKLSFEALNNNKLVFTSGQIRAACPDMVATPGGTNGFGLLQAVQHFSLTGKTTTFNFLHLTIQEYLAANYIITDLRQDEEFRLLREQFWSDLHANMFFIYVTLTKGQRSSFKQFLSGGNNNTDISSEFLKNQLKCLRLYRCFKEAGDDRMCKSIEEAEIFNNKEIHLSFTSLSATDLECVSLFLTSSSHKQWVELNLSDCYIQDRGFHTIHKYLKNGDVIINNLWLINNGLTSSSSSFISDIVLSCKVEVFMISVNHTIGESEELYTMLTHPSSMLTGLGMSYTSLSSIAARTLFTAVKDTNKLKELNIKHNTITDDVAEDIATSLATNKSLVELRMSGNPISGEAITRILQALRGNNTIQLLVVPSYPPAIKDRIRSIEQEINTKRRSQGIQEKLTVYWL, encoded by the coding sequence ATGGTCGTCATTTTGTTCTTACATAAAAATGGTTTTCCCCTCCCTAGCAATTCCACAgaattatacaaatatttcatctgTCTCACCATCTGCCGACATCTTGCCAAGTCTGGTCACCCTCTACCTGACACCATCACTGATATCACAACCCTGCCGGAGCCCTACGATAAGATAGTTAAACAACTAGCCAAGCTCTCATTTGAGGCCCTTAACAATAACAAACTGGTATTTACGTCTGGACAAATTCGAGCAGCTTGTCCAGACATGGTAGCTACTCCTGGGGGGACTAATGGCTTTGGGCTATTACAAGCTGTACAACATTTTAGCCTTACAGGGAAAACAACGACATTTAACTTCCTCCACCTCACTATTCAGGAATACCTAGCGGCTAACTATATTATAACTGACCTTCGACAAGACGAAGAGTTTCGTCTCCTTCGCGAGCAATTCTGGAGCGATCTTCACGCAAACATGTTCTTCATTTACGTCACACTCACGAAGGGACAACGATCTTCTTTTAAACAATTCCTGTCTGGTGGAAACAATAATACCGACATTTCCAGTGAATTTCTTAAGAATCAGTTAAAATGTCTTCGCCTGTATCGATGCTTCAAGGAGGCTGGAGATGACAGGATGTGTAAATCCATCGAAGAGGCAGAAATCTTCAATAACAAAGAAATCCATCTTAGCTTCACTAGCCTATCAGCTACTGATCTCGAGTGTGTATCACTCTTCCTCACCTCCTCTTCCCACAAGCAATGGGTGGAGCTCAACTTGTCCGACTGCTATATCCAAGATCGCGGCTTTCACACCATCCACAAGTACCTCAAGAACGGTGACGTCATCATCAACAACTTGTGGTTGATCAATAATGGCCTCACCAGCTCATCCTCCTCCTTCATCAGTGACATTGTCCTCAGTTGCAAAGTAGAAGTGTTTATGATTAGTGTTAACCACACAATTGGGGAGAGTGAAGAGCTCTACACCATGTTGACCCATCCCTCCTCTATGCTAACAGGACTGGGCATGTCCTatacctcattatcctccattGCAGCAAGAACACTATTCACTGCAGTGAAGGATACTAACAAGTTGAAGGAGCTCAACATTAAACACAACACCATTACTGATGATGTGGCTGAGGACATTGCTACATCattagctaccaacaagtcactaGTGGAGCTGAGGATGAGTGGCAACCCCATTAGTGGGGAAGCCATAACAAGGATACTACAAGCCCTGAGGGGCAATAATACTATACAACTGCTAGTTGTTCCCAGTTACCCTCCAGCAATTAAGGACAGGATTAGATCAATAGAACAAGAAATCAACACAAAGAGAAGAAGTCAAGGAATACAAGAGAAGCTAACAGTTTACTGGTTGTAA
- the LOC136238913 gene encoding uncharacterized protein, translating into MGNITSSTSQGLHQFKNVNKVSTTPTLLELQRHVTPQYAADWREIGVELGLTDAKLRAIRKDNPHSVKDCCNEMFSEWLRVDTTASWEKLFTAIESPAVSGDPVRGQVEPKLNTDKLTITDPVKEVSILSQRVAMINSHVQDSVDEDTWPPDQPKDYTPLVLIEHQEQRTKEQDKEMAKLTQTGDIDSIASGQLAPKHHRKLDSHKTLQHVLNTSTVTK; encoded by the exons ATGGGTAATATTACTTCTTCTACTTCTCAAGGACTGCACCAGtttaaaaatgttaacaaaG TGTCCACCACTCCAACACTGCTGGAGCTCCAGCGACATGTCACACCACAATATGCTGCAGACTGGAGGGAGATAGGAGTAGAACTGGGTCTGACTGATGCTAAACTGAGAGCCATCAGAAAGGACAACCCACACAGTGTCAAGGACTGTTGTAATGAAATGTTCTCAGAGTGGTTGAGGGTGGACACGACTGCTTCATGGGAGAAATTGTTCACTGCCATTGAGTCACCAGCAGTGTCTGGTGATCCAGTTAGAG GTCAAGTTGAGCCCAAACTCAACACGGACAAGTTGACTATCACTGATCCAGTCAAAG AAGTCTCCATCCTATCCCAGAGGGTGGCCATGATTAATTCACATGTAcaagacagtgttgatgaagaCACATGGCCACCAGATCAACCGAAGGATTATACACCACTAGTTCTCATCGAGCATCAAGAGCAGCGTACTAAAGAACAAGATAAGGAAATGGCCAAGCTAACCCAAACAGGTGACATTGACTCAATAGCTAGTGGTCAGTTAGCTCCCAAACACCATCGTAAGCTAGACAGCCACAAGACATTACAACATGTCCTCAATACCAGCACTGTCACTAAATAA